The sequence GGAATGGAcacaaaaatgtgtttttctaattAACATGGAAACTCCTGTGTCTCCTCTTGGGTAATCCTAGTTGATTCTCTAGCTGGGCGTCATGTAACCAGGGCAACAAAATGATAAGAAACTCACCTAGCAAGGAATGGATGTAGGCCCTGGAGCCAGGCGCCTGGCTCTGAGCACAGGGCCTTTTTTTCACTCTATCTTGGCATAATTTGTAACTTCCCTTGCCCACGGGAGGCCCGAATGCCCTGTGAGTTCTTCAGAACAAAATCTCGGTTCAGTCAAGCCAGCTGGATTGCTCACCTGTGCTGTGCCTtgagggagcccagaggagggcgGGAGAAACCTGGGCACCAGCCCAAGGAAGTCGAGCACAGGTGCCatctccccacctgccctggaACAGAGCTGAATGCAGAGGGAAGCACCGAGgcggcggggaggcggggaggtggACACGGCCTCTGCCCGCTTCCTCTCTGCAGCTCACGCCAGGCCTTCCCCAGCTCGTCTCACTGGGGCCTGCGGTCCCTGGGCCAGGCTGAGTGCCTGTATCCACGCCAGCAAAGTCGGCCACTTGTGAGATGTGCTTGCGAACTCAAGGCACctgttatttgtgtttttaagcAAATTCACAGGCAACTTCTTCTACAACTACATGATGGGCATCGAGTTTAACCCCCGAGTTGGGAAGTGGTTTGACTTCAAGCTCTTCTTCAATGGGCGCCCCGGGATTGTCGCCTGGACCCTCATCAACCTGTCCTTCGCCGCCAAGCAGCGGGAGCTCCACGGCCACGTGACCAACTCCATGGTCTTGGTCAACGTCCTGCAGGTGGACTGTCGGTGGCCAAAGAGGGTGGAAGCTCTGGCGCTCGCTGGGCACTGGGGGATCCCGTCCACCCACATCCAGCCACATCGTTTTCAAAAGACTGTCATCTACCACTTGTAGAAGGGCCCCCTTCCCACGTATCTCAGAGGAGCCCCGAGTGAGCGTGAAGTGAAGGAGTCGGGTTCTTGCCTGCCGGGTGTTGCCTTGGCCCTGGGGAGTCGCATGGCCCTCGGCCTCTTTTCTGGGGGATGCCTGTTACTGGCTCAGGTGTGTCACTGGCCCTGGCCACATGGCTCTGACATCTCTGGAAGGACCACATCCTGAGCCTTTCTGTCCTGAGCAATCTCTCTGCTCCAGAGTTTCACAGCCGTGGGCATCTGTGTCATCTCAGACTCCAGACTCTCAGTGATAAGGACtcccttcctcccatctctcctacTTGGTGTCCCAGGCCCAGTGGGAAAAGCAGAACAGCCAGGGGTGCAGGTCACCAGAGGAACTCAGGAACACCCCAGTACCCGCCCCCCCACTGGAAGCTGGTTTTCCCtgggtccccctcccccttgccTGTGGTCAGTACACGGCCACTCCTGTTTTGCAGGCCATCTATGTGCTGGACTTCTTCTGGAACGAAACCTGGTACCTGAAAACGATTGACATCTGCCACGACCACTTTGGGTGGTACCTGGGCTGGGGGGACTGCGTCTGGCTGCCGTACCTGTACACGCTGCAGGTGAGCCCCCGGGGGCGTGCCCAGCCCCGCAGGGCACTCGGCCGTCGGGCCCCCAGACAGCGCGGGGCTGCCCTCCGAGCAGACACGGCTGACACGTGCTGAGCCTGCTCCTCCCACAGGTGTCTGTCCTCGGGAGGCACCGGAACTTGGAGAAGGGAGACTCCTCCCCTGTCTCTAAGAAGAAGGGAAGGCGTAGCGTCTGAGTCAGCGCAGGTGGCTGTGACGCATCCTGCAGCCTGGGCGGCTCAAACCGCGGGGTTCACTGTCTCCTAACCCTGGAATCCGAGGTCCAGGTGTGGGCGGGGCCAGCTCCTCCTGGGGCCTCGCTCCTGGGCGTGGAGATGGCCCTCcccgtgtcctcacatggtcgtccctctgtgtgtgtctgtgtcctgatctcctcGTCTcgcaaggacaccagtcctacgGGATTAGGCCCCACctaattttacttttactttgatcacctctttaaagacactATCTCCAGATCCAGTCACCTTATGAatcatatgaatttgggggacacaACTGAGCCCATAACGCTGAGAGCAGATGGCACAGAGGGGAATTCTGGTCAGCAGGAATGATTTGGGAGAACTGGGTGGATGGAGGGCGGTGTTTCTGTTCATATGTATTCAGATCAATGCTGAAAGGGTAAGAGGCTCCTTTCATACCTTCATTTTTCCCTTAAATACTTTGAGTATCCAGGTGGCATTGGCAGAGTGGAGGAGATGCGGGTGGGTGGGCCTGCCCTCTCGGAGCTCATGGCTGGTGGGAAAGGCCGTGATGCTGCAGCCCAGTGCGGGGAGGGGGTGCGCGATGGGCAGTGGGGTGCTGACCCCTAggtgagggcagaggaggggccccCAGCCTGCAGTTGGGGGCTCCGCCAGAGCATCTCAGGGCAACCACAGCCCGGCTGAGAGCAAGATGATGAGTGTGGGGTGAGCACATTCCAGACCGGCATGTGCAGCATCTTCCTGGTGGGGACTATGTTATGGCGGGGTCGGGTGGGGCACGCTGGGAGCAGAGGAGGATGTTTAAGGCATGAGACAGTTCACGGTGGCTGGGACACAGGATGTGGAGGTGGCAGGAAACCTCACCAGACTGGAGGCTGGAGAATCGAACCAAGGCCAGCGCCAGTTGAGCAGTCgggggcgtgggggaggggaCCGTTCTGGGtgaaaggagggtggggagggagggctcgGGCTGTGGGAGAAGCCCCGGGAGCAGCGAATCAGCCCGGGCCCCCAGGACAGCCTTAGCATGCATCATGGAGGAGTGGGATCCGGCCTGGGGAGCCCGGGGGACCTGGGTGTGCGTCTCTGTAGGGCGACCAGTGCAGGGAGGAGGCCTTGAGCACCTCCCTGAGCATCTCTGAAAATCAGGCTGGACGGCAACTCGGTTAGGGCTGGACAAAGGCGTGAGGTGCGCCTGCGTGATGACTCAAGGCAGGCTGGGCTGCTTCGTTCCTGCACACCCCCCACCCTGTGCTGTGTGCCACGCCGAGCTGCCCAGGGGGTTCTGATACTCATGGGGGACAGAGGAAAGGCCTCATCCTTGAGCCCCCCGCACCCCTCCCAGCTCACAGAGAGCGGCCCTCTTTCCTCTGGGTGGAATATGGCCCCCATGTAGGGTGGTGACTGCTTAGGAGGTCTGGCCAGATGCCACGCGCTCATTTCCTGAGTAGCAAGGCGTGGGGACGGGGGAAGGACTTGTTCCAGGGCACTCTCGTAGTTAGCAGCGAGCTGGGTGGCCCGCCTGAACAGGTCGTGTGAGACTGGGGAGAGCCAAGGCTGAGAGGCTCAGGCGGCCGTCCCGGCAGCCCGTGGGTGAGGTGGCGACCGGGTACAGCCAGTCCTGTAGGCGGTAACAGtggtgtcccagagcaagagatCTGGGAAAGTCACAGAGCGAGGAGGTTTGAGAAGCAAgggccctgggctctggtcccCACGCTGGACCTTCTGGTTCCATTTCTCTACTTGGCTGCTTGCAGACCCACTGCCTCCCTGATTCTGTGATCTCCATTTTCCAGGCGTGCAAACCAGTAACAATGGGTCGTGGTTCACACTTGCATGTGTAGATGATTACATGGCTGTGGTCCTGCCAAGTTGAGAATCTTCAGGGCATTGGGCAGGCTGGAGGTCTGGGGAGGAGTGACGTTGCAGCCGGGCATGAAGGCCATCTACTTGTGGAATCCACTCTTGTTTCAGGGATTCTTTTATTCTTAAGACTGTCAACTGATTAGACGAGGCCCACCTACATCTTGGAGGGTGATGTGCGTCACTCAGTCTGATTGGAAATGTTCATCACACCTGAAAAATACCTTCATAACAACTAGattaatgtttgaccaaatatctgggtccAAAGGCCAAACCAAGgcaacacataaaattaaccatcgtAATATTATATTCAAATAATATCTTTAATGTTGTGTGTTTTGTATTTACATGGTATGTgatgtgtgtgcgtgtttgtgtgtgcatgcacatgtagCTAGACAGACAGGAGGGCAGCTAAGTGGGTAGACACGTACATTTGTGTATTGCACATTTGTACTTCTTTGATCCCCACAGCATCTGGTCAAGGCAGGTTCTTCTATTTCCAGGAGAGGAAACCGAGGCCGGGCACGAGTGGGCAGCTGGTCTGGGACACAGCTGGGCTTTGAACACGGGCCGTGTTCTCAAGCCCATGGTCCAGCTCACTCCCTGAACAAGCCACGCCTGACCGCCCCCTTCTCGCCCTGCAGGGTCTGTATCTGGTCTACCACCCTGTGCAGCTGTCCACCCCCTACGCCCTGGGCGTCCTGCTGCTGGGCCTGGCGGGCTACTACGTCTTCCGCATGGCCAACCATCAGAAGGACCTGTTCCGCCGCACGGACGGGCGCTGCCTGATCTGGGGCCGCAAGCCCAAGGTCATCGAGTGTGCGTACACGTCGGCCGACGGGCAGAAGCACCACAGCAAGCTGCTGGTGTCCGGCTTCTGGGGCGTGGCCCGCCACTTCAACTACACGGGCGACCTGATGGGCAGCCTGGCCTACTGCCTGGCCTGCGGCGGTGGCCACCTCCTGCCCTATTTCTACATCATCTACATGACCATCCTGCTGACACACCGCTGCCTGCGCGACGAGCACCGCTGTGCCAACAAGTACGGCCGGGACTGGGAGCGCTACACCGCTGCCGTGCCCTACCGCCTACTGCCCGGAATATTCTGAAGGGCCGCCCTGGGAGGGCCCCCGAGGGGCAGTGCGGAGCACTGCTGTCGGGCCTGCCGGGGCAGGAGCTCAGCTCCACCTGCCaggagcctcagtgtcctcatctgtgaaatggggacagccCAGCACTCACCTTGAGGGGGATTCCCAGGGTGAACACCAGCTGCCTTCTCACCAGCAGAAgtggccagttttctctgtgcAGTGTTCTGAACACGGGAGGATGACCTGTCAACCTTTGATGATCTGGCTTGCCCATCGATGACGCCGTCTCTTCTCCATACTGGGGGCCTGAGCCATTCTGCTACCCAGACAGACTGGTGTCTGACACTGAATGGGACATCTTCCAGCCCCCGTGGTCAGTTCTGCCCTTATTCTTGTTAAATAAAGTGGAAGTGGACATGTAAGGTGTGCTGCCTATCAATCTACCGCCTCTCAGCTCCGGATGCCCCCTTCCTCCCGGCTCGGCGGTGGCGAGCTGCGTCCTTCAAACGTTCCTTGCAGGTGCACCACGTTACGTTTGTCCGTAGGGGGCGCTGAGGGATGCCGCATGAGGACGGGGCTTCTGGTTCTTTCATGGACTCAGCTCAGCCAACCCAGAGAACTCTGCCGCCATCCAGGGGCCCTCCCAACGAGATCTGAAtcccagccctggggaggggacCCGCTTCCGGGGTTTGCTCACCTCAACCCGCAGATACTCCTGACAGCTCTCTTTAGATGTTGCTGCCCTGGCAGAGATCGTCATTTTTCATTCAGGCGTCCCTGGGAGGTGCTGCAGGTGCAGGTCCAGACCACGCCAATAGAGCAAATACCGCGATAAAGTGAGGCCCGCGAGCTTTTCGGCTTCCCGGGCACACAGAAGTTACGCAGTCTTATCAAGTGTGCAGTAGCATGTCTGAAAAACCCAGtgcacataccttaattaaaaaatgctttattgccaAAAAAAATGTCTCAACAGTGAACAACAGTAACACCGCAGGGCACTGACCACAGAGCACCGTCACAAGTGTAGTGACAAGTACTGCCAGAACCACCAAGTGCGACACAGACGCAGAGAGAGCAAACGCCACTGGAAAGACGGCACCCACAGGCCTGCTCGGCAGCGGGCGGAGGAAAGCAGGGAGAAGCGAGGCGGCCTGCGCCAGGCCTCCCCGGTCAGACTTCCGTCTCCTGGCGGGGCCTGGCCTGGACACGTGCTCAGGTCCCGGTGTGTGGAAGGGGTGCCCAGGGAACGCTGGATCAGATGCTTGGGTGCTGCCCCAAAGGTTTGGGTGCCCACTGCGGGACTCAGGTGACGGTTTCCCGCTGCCCCCAGCGTCGGCCCGCTGTTGGGGCTTTTGTTAGGCTGAGTGTGAAAATCCACTCTGTTTGCCAAAGGACGAAATCCCAGCTTGGCCGCCTGCCCCCAGCGAGTGAACGGAGaagcaggggaggcaggaaggggctgggattggCTCCcatctggggaaactgaggactgGAGCTAGCTGGGAGCCCAGTGCCTGCGccctggcaggggcagggcagcgcCTCCTCTGCTCCAGATAGAACTGGTTGAACAAAGACAGGCAGCCCCCTGAACAGCCTGGAGGATCAGAGCTGGGCTCTCCGCTTTAGAGCCCTGGGTTCCCAGAGCtggggccccgccccgccccctggcgCTCAGGGGCCGGGGCTGGAGGTGGTCCCCAGCATCTGTGTCTGTCACCAGCTGCGTGAGTATTCGAACACCAGGACAGAGCCGTGACCCGTCCCACCACCGGGACGGCCCTGAGCGCAGCAGAGCCCGCCGTTCCCGCCCAGACCGTGGGCCGATTCATTTCAGGGAGACTGGAGAGTGGTGGCTGTGAGCTCAGAGCCTGGCTTTCCCGCTCCATGGCTGTGCGACTCTGAGCAGCTGacttccctctctgtgcctcggtgtccttgttttaaaaataagggtGACAATTCTTTTCCTGCCTCTTGTCAGAGGGGTTTCTCAGACTTCCTGGGAGAGCTCTAGGTTCGAACCTTGGATCTGCCTCTCAGTTCGCCAGGTTCCGTTTGTTTGGGTGAGTGTCTCGGAGCTGGGCTGTTGTGTCCAGCGTACCTGGCAAGCACAGCAGGGCAGGGCGCCCGGGCTCTCTGCCACGTGTACCTGCCCTCACTCACCCCATCCGTGTGTGGACAGAACCCAGCACCCCTCTCCCCGCAGGGATAGGGGAGCCCAGAGCTCCACCCTTGTGCGTGGTGAGGTTAGAATGTGAGAAACACCAGGTTTCTCCTGTGCGGCACAGGGAGCTAGAGTCAGCATCCTGTCGTGACCCGTAatggaaagaatgtgaaaacgaatatatgtacctgtatgactgaaacatgacactgtgcaccagaaatcggcacattgtacactgactatatttcaattttttaagaacaagtgaaaaaaaaaagaatcccattaaactcatgaagaaaaaaaaaagaatgtgaaaaaggatTCTGGCTGGTGTGGGTggcgggggtggaggtgggggtggggaaggctgaCTTCCACACTGGAGACGCACTGCCCTCATGACAGGCTTGGCTGTCATCAGGGTGAGCCATTCCAGGAGGGACAGAGGCCCCAGGACGTTCCTCCAGCTCTCAGAGCTCCCTTATCTGGACGTGGGTGTTTGCCAGTTAGATCACGAGAAGGCAGGCCAGGCGGCGATCCAGCCAGATTGCCTGGGTGAGACATTGAGTTGAGCAGAACCTGCAAAATCAGGACTGACGTCCACGCCACACACTTGTTTTCTCGGAAAGGGCAAGTCCTACTCACCCCCAAACCACCTGCCACCCGTCACCAGCTCAGATCCCCAAATCTGCTGGGGAAGATTGAAAAGCACACCTTGGGTGTCACATGGGAAGACCACAGTGACTGAGGGGCAAGGATGGGGTGGCTTCGACTTCCGGAAATTCGGTGCCTCCCACCTGGTGATCCACTGATGACCCGCAGACAGTCCTGCCCACACCGGCCGGTTCCTGTCCCAGAGTACCGGTGGGGCTGGAGGTTTGTGCAGGGCCAGCGTGAGCACTGGGACAACTCGGGGTGCTGCAAGAGAGCTCCTGGTGAGAGGTAGCCAGGTAACCCCACCTGTCTCGGGGCCTTAAATACTTCCCTAAGCACTGGCAACCCCAGAAGTCTGTCTCTGATGCCTCTCTGGCCTGAATCGCATCCCTGTATCCAGATACCTCTTCCTTATCTCCCTCGGGTGGGTGTCTGGAAGGCTTCCTAAACGTCACACGTCAGCAAATCCCCAGGTCTTCCCCTGGAATTTGCTCTCAGGTGATGGAAAGCCCACACTTGGAGCTGCTCAGACCCAGAAATGGAATCATCCCTGACAGCCTGTCTCTTGCCCCACACCCAGCGGGAGCTCAGTCCGGCCGGCTCTCCCTGCAGAAGGCCTCCGGGATCAGACCACTCTCCGACATCTCAGCCCCCGCCCTTTTGCAGCTGGAGTCTTGGAAGAGTAGCCCCCTTGCGGGTCTCCCTGCCTCTTGCCTCAAGGCCCCAAACTGTCTTTGCACGACAGTCAGATGTGTCCTGCTGGGATGTGAGTCAGAGCACGTCCCTGCTCTGCTCAGAACTTTCCAAGGTTTCCTGTTACTAAGAATAAAAGCCAAGGTCGTTTGCAGGGCTGAAGTTTAGCCCTGCCCTCTCACACTTTCTCCCACACTCACTCAGCAACAGCCATGCCCTTGCCTCACTGGCCCTCTGAGGCCCCAGGGCtcttccacctcagggcctttgcacaggctgtttcctctgcctagaGCCCTCTTGCCCTTGACATCCGTGTGGTTCCCTCAAAGACCTTgtagctcagatgtcaccttcaCAGCGAATCCTTCCTGATACACTCGTCCCAGGACtttctgccttatttttcttCGTAGAACTGACACTCCAGTGACGGAGTATAAGTTACCAATTTATTTTGCTTCTCTCGCTCCCCTATGAGAATACAAGCTCAGTGAGGGCAAGTTTCTGATTATTTTGTTCCCTGATGTATCCCCAGCTCAAGAACACCGTCCTCCACGTGTCAGCAGCTGAAGCTCATAGCAACTGCCGTGCCTGGGGCCACCGTTGTAAGGACTTTACAGATACCAACTGACCCACAGCAACACTGGTGGCCAACACTCTTGTcgtcaccccattttacaggcggggaaaatgaggcacagatcGTGGGGCCTGCCCATGGTCACAGGCCAGGAccctgcagagctgggattcaaactccaTCTGGGGCCCGAGTCTGTGTCTTTAACCCCCTCTCTCCAGAGCGTGGTCTCACAGTGCTCGGTAAACCTGTGCTGAATAATTAGAAAGGCTGCGTTGTGAAGCAGCGGGTGGAGGCGGGGCAGCTGTAAAGCCTTCCACCAGCGCTTTCTAGACTACAAGTGTGGCAACCCATTCACGGTCATAACACCACCCCTAGGGGGCAGGGCTATTATCTGTTGCTGTGTTACTCGTTACCGCAAAAGCGAACAGCTGACACCAGCAATAAACATTATCACATGCAATTTCCGAGGTTCGGGAGTCCAGGAGCAGCTTAGCCAGGCGCTTCTGGCTCTGGTCCCTCCTGGGGCTGCAGGCAAGATGTTGGCTGGGGACTGCGTCATCCGAAGGCTCGACTGGGGCTGGGGCATTTGCTCCCAAGGCAGCTCCTCCTCTGTGCATTTGGCAAGTTGGTGCTGGCTGTCGGCTGGAGGACTCAGTCCTTCCCCATGTGGACCTCACCCCAAGGCTGTTTGAGGGTCCTCAGAGCATGGCAGCCAGCTGCCCCCACAGTGGGGGGGTCCCAGAGACATGCGGTAGAAGCACAGTGTCCTTTATGCCTCTCCTCGGAAGCCCTACTCCCCCACCTGTGTGACATTCCATCGGTTCCACAAGTCAGTGCCAttcaaggagggagggagtgacaCAGGGCACCAGCAGCTGGAGGcaccatcttggaggctggctgcTGCAGGTCACCTGCCAGATAAAGCAACTCGTAAAGGTCCCTGGAGAGGAGCGCCTCGCCAACCGTGGCCAGTCTGACTGGCGGCAGGGTTCCACGAAGAGGTAAGAGCGTGGGCCTCGCACCCTGCACTGACTGCTCCTTCCTGCTGGGACCTGGGCTCCTCGGGGCTTGTAGCGACCGCCTGGCTCCACCTTCATCCTGGTGCCTGGATCATTCTCAACGCCCACTGCTTGATGAGCTGGAGACAGAGTTGTGGCACAGGGACAAGAATGTGGCGGGTGTGGCTGCAGGCGTGGGAGGCCGAACTGTGATGTGGGTCCAGCTGCCTAATGTTTCTGGGACTAAGAGGCACCACTGCCTTCCTTCCAATCTGGTGGACAACAAGGTGACCGCAGGGGAAGGGACGTGGCGGGTCTGGACACATCAGCGGGAGGATGTCCTGCACTCTGGGCCGGACCAGAGGGAGCAGGGATGGGGCCGCAGCCCCCGGCCCCTCCTCAGGGCTGGAGGcggaggcggggggggggctaTGTTTTCTGCACAGCTCTTATTTTTCAGTATTAATTTAAAAGATGGGTACGACGCCCAGCAACGGCACTTAGACCTTTATCCCAGAGAAACAACAATTTCTGTTCACACAAAACTTGTAcgtgaatgttcacagcaacctCACTGATAATGACCAAAACCGAGAAACAACTCAGAAGTCTCTCAGCAGGGGGTGGTCGAGCCCGCGGCTACATTCGCACAACGCGCTGCAGACCGAACGTGGGGGTCAGGGGGACCCCAGGGCAGACACACAGTTCCCACCGAGTTCAGAATCACTTCCTCCCCAGAACACAGGGCAACAGGCCGAATGGAGACACGGGCCAGGGTCACCCCGATGGACAGAAGCACCTGCCAGTGCAGCTCCGGCCACGTGGGGCGGAAACCCACCTCCCGGGTCCAGGGCATGCTGGCCTCTGTGCTCAGGCTCCAGACCGCTCCCCGGGGCGGGATTCAGGCTCAGGCAGATCTTAGTTCCAGACTGTCAGAGACTTGTTTTTCCTAGCGAGGAATGACCCAGGTGTCCTTGGACGTGATTCCCCGGCACTGTTCCAGCCCTGGCAGAAGTCCACACGTTACCCCGTGAGCACAGTCCTTCGCACACTTAATTAATGGACTTGGAAGTATTATCATGATTAGCGACCAGAATCCACATGGCAAGGACCCAGAGAGGGGGCCAGAAGGACCCCGTCCTGCTCCAACAATCAAACTGATACTGGCAGAGGCACAGAGCCAGCCCACCGCCTCATTCCAGCAATTAAAAGATGCTGCGCTAAATGAGAAATGGTGCCGCCAACAGTCCTGGTACCACACTTGCAGGTGATCCAGGAACACCTGTATTGAGCTCACCAGGGGCGGCAGTTTGCCGCCAGCATCACGCCTTGCGACACAAGCGCCCTCCAGGAGAAGGAGGTCTGGAGGGCGAGGAGACACGTGCGGGGCTCCCTGGGCCGCCGGGCAGGCTCAGACACGGACGCAAGCGCTCCCCTGACTGTGAGAAGCGCGTCCCGCCTCTCACGTGGTTCTCAcgagacaaggaaaagaaaggggaaaaggatTGATCGAAACCACCAAACACTGAGTTGTTTTTAAGGTTGAGTTTAAGACTTTGAGATTCTTAAAAAACGGAGTTGAAACAACTAAAACCTGGGCAATATACACAAGATAATGGTTTTCAGACACAAGAAAAGAGTAGAGGACAGAAATCcctgggaagaaaggaaaaaaaatggaaactttcCAGTGTGTCAGCTTCCTGCCGTAACTCCGACGATGTAGATGAAACATAATTTACCAAAATGGCCCCAAGAGGAAACTGAAAGTCTGAATAGCACcaaatctattaaagaaattggatTCTTAGTTTAAAAATTTCCCAGCAAAGAAAAATGCCTGACCCAAATGGATTGactggtgaattctacccaactttttaaaggaataatacGTATGTGACACACACGTTCCGTGCTGTAGAGGAGGCAAGAACGCTTCAGAACTCATTCCAGGATGCAGGAAGAGTAGAAAGGTGGACACAGAAACTAGAGGACACCCCGGGCCCTGGCAGGTGGGACTGATGCCCGCgcggggcccctgaggtcacagCTGTGTCACAGCTCAGTGCGATTGTTCTGCATCATGGTGGCCCCCCAGCCACCAAGACAAGGCCACCTCACACCCCAGTGTCCCTGGTTAAGCAGGCAGAGAGGTTTGTAATTTCCTCGAGATGCTTCTGCATTTAAAAACGCCGTGTTCGTGAAGCTTCGGTTAACTGGGCGGCTCGGCTGTACGGAACGGCCTTTGCCCGGTGGACGGGGTGGGGGACGGGTGGAGGGGGCGCTCGTGGCTGCTCTGTCTGCGGAGTTCACGCAGCTCTGTTTTAGCGGCCCTGCTGTGGCCGAGGTGCTTTCACGCTTAATGAAAGTTTTTTGAAATCATCTTCTTTTAACAGGAAGAGGCATGTCGCTGAGCAAGACCAACAATTGCTGAATAAACGCAAACCCCTTTGAGAACCAGGCCCGCCGGTGGCACGTCTCCTCCCCGGGAACACAGAGGTGAGAGGGGCTGGCggcccccagggctggggggagccaggagccaggcaTGCTTCGGCAATTTCAAATTTCTTACAGGTATGAAAATTAGTGGTTTTGTGTTTTCTCctgatgtttgttttaaaaacctTCTTCCTCCTGCTGTTCAGAATTCTTTCTAGGTAGGGGTTGAACCTGATTACTTCTAAAGGGTCTGGAATCCCCGCCCGCATGAGCAGGCTCCGGGGCCGAACACGTAGGAAAGAGGCCTCGGTTTCTGTCGATACAACTGAACACAGCCCAGGCCGTCCACATTTCAATTAAGTTTCTGTTAAGGAGAAGGCGCCACCTCGGGCTGCTTGTGACCACTGATAAATGAAATATATAGGCATTTTCTTCCAAATACGTATTTGAATTCACAAGCACTTGCATTGCTCACCAGTTACACAACCCAGGGTACCATTGCTGGAAGGGAGGAATTCCCTGTTGGAGGTCTGAGAGCTTGagggagcaggaaaaaaaaaatgagaagctatttgcgggggggggggggggaatggtGGTAACTGGTATGACTGGCGCCCTCCAAGTGTGAAAGCAGCCGGAGTCTTTTCTGTCCAGCgataatgcctggcacacagtaggtctgcAACAATTTTTGGAACGAACTGATGGAAAATCAAGTCCACAGCAGAAGCTTCTTTCCAGACTAACAACAGTGCACCGGCCACAGACGTCTCCGTGAACCCACTCAGTCAGGAGTAGGCAAACGTTTTCCGGAAAACGCAGGCTAAGAAATACATTGGGCTTCGTGGGCCAGACCACCTCCCACCTCTGTCCCAGCTGCTCGGCTCTCAACTGTAGTGAGAAAGCACCATAGACAATGTGGGGACAAGTGGGTGTGGctatgttctaataaaactttatttacaaaaacagatagGGGCAGtgtgcttttgtaaata is a genomic window of Camelus bactrianus isolate YW-2024 breed Bactrian camel chromosome 10, ASM4877302v1, whole genome shotgun sequence containing:
- the DHCR7 gene encoding 7-dehydrocholesterol reductase isoform X1 — encoded protein: MAAKSQPSAPQTKSPGSLTNGRAATQGQWGRAWEVDWFSLASVIFLLLCAPFIVYYFIMACDQYSCSLTDPVLDVVTGRAQLSDIWAKTPPVTKRAARLYAAWVTFQVLLYTMLPDFCHKVLPGYVGGVQEGAVTPAGVVNKYEINGLQAWLITHLLWFANSHLLSWFSPTVIFDNWIPLLWCANILGYAVSTFAMIKGYFFPTDARDCKFTGNFFYNYMMGIEFNPRVGKWFDFKLFFNGRPGIVAWTLINLSFAAKQRELHGHVTNSMVLVNVLQAIYVLDFFWNETWYLKTIDICHDHFGWYLGWGDCVWLPYLYTLQGLYLVYHPVQLSTPYALGVLLLGLAGYYVFRMANHQKDLFRRTDGRCLIWGRKPKVIECAYTSADGQKHHSKLLVSGFWGVARHFNYTGDLMGSLAYCLACGGGHLLPYFYIIYMTILLTHRCLRDEHRCANKYGRDWERYTAAVPYRLLPGIF
- the DHCR7 gene encoding 7-dehydrocholesterol reductase isoform X2 — translated: MLPDFCHKVLPGYVGGVQEGAVTPAGVVNKYEINGLQAWLITHLLWFANSHLLSWFSPTVIFDNWIPLLWCANILGYAVSTFAMIKGYFFPTDARDCKFTGNFFYNYMMGIEFNPRVGKWFDFKLFFNGRPGIVAWTLINLSFAAKQRELHGHVTNSMVLVNVLQAIYVLDFFWNETWYLKTIDICHDHFGWYLGWGDCVWLPYLYTLQGLYLVYHPVQLSTPYALGVLLLGLAGYYVFRMANHQKDLFRRTDGRCLIWGRKPKVIECAYTSADGQKHHSKLLVSGFWGVARHFNYTGDLMGSLAYCLACGGGHLLPYFYIIYMTILLTHRCLRDEHRCANKYGRDWERYTAAVPYRLLPGIF